The Clostridium septicum genome contains a region encoding:
- the galE gene encoding UDP-glucose 4-epimerase GalE, with product MAILVSGGMGYIGSHTTIELLNEGHKVIIVDNLYNSNIMVKDKIKEITGKEPKFYKIDLLNEDDVEVVFKENNIDAVIHFAALKAVGESVSMPLEYYNNNLTSTLVLLKLMKKYDVKNFVFSSSATVYGESEIIPIPENAPLSATNPYGRTKLMVEDILRDLYKADNSFNIAILRYFNPVGAHKSGLIGEDPKGIPNNLMPYITKVAVGELKELNIFGDDYDTVDGTGVRDYIHVVDLAKGHLKALEKLNENPGLVTYNLGTGKGYSVLELVKAFSEASGVEIPYKIVGRRPGDIATCYANPSKANRELNWVAEKGIKEICEDSWRWQSKNN from the coding sequence ATGGCGATATTAGTTTCGGGTGGAATGGGTTACATAGGTAGTCATACAACTATAGAACTTCTAAATGAAGGACATAAAGTTATTATTGTTGATAACCTATACAATAGCAATATAATGGTTAAGGATAAAATTAAAGAAATAACAGGGAAAGAACCTAAGTTTTATAAAATAGATTTATTAAATGAAGATGATGTTGAAGTTGTTTTTAAAGAAAATAATATAGATGCAGTTATTCATTTTGCAGCATTAAAGGCTGTAGGGGAATCAGTTTCAATGCCTCTTGAGTATTATAATAATAACTTAACTAGTACATTAGTTTTATTAAAACTTATGAAAAAGTATGATGTTAAAAATTTTGTGTTTAGTTCTTCAGCAACTGTGTATGGGGAGTCGGAAATAATACCAATACCTGAAAATGCCCCTCTTTCAGCAACTAATCCTTATGGAAGAACTAAGCTTATGGTAGAAGATATTCTAAGGGATTTATATAAAGCTGATAATTCTTTTAATATAGCTATTTTAAGATACTTTAATCCTGTTGGAGCACATAAAAGTGGTCTTATAGGAGAAGATCCAAAAGGAATTCCTAACAATTTAATGCCATATATAACAAAGGTAGCTGTAGGAGAATTAAAAGAACTTAATATATTTGGAGATGATTATGATACAGTAGACGGAACTGGTGTAAGAGATTATATACATGTAGTAGACTTAGCTAAAGGACATTTAAAGGCATTAGAGAAATTAAATGAAAATCCAGGGCTTGTAACTTATAATTTGGGAACAGGAAAAGGATATAGTGTATTAGAACTAGTTAAAGCTTTTTCAGAAGCTAGTGGAGTAGAAATACCTTATAAAATAGTTGGCAGAAGACCAGGAGATATAGCAACATGTTATGCAAACCCAAGTAAAGCTAACAGAGAACTTAACTGGGTAGCTGAAAAAGGAATTAAAGAAATATGTGAAGATTCTTGGAGATGGCAAAGTAAAAATAATTAA
- a CDS encoding glucosaminidase domain-containing protein: protein MRKLKKLLSLILIATFISPTVNIFAEETKSQGNEDIKKYEEVKIGDFQYFSPSYSVDEKPEVKKKLEESKEIKVLKKETTANFEIALAYSDGSYKYVENANTLKEAIDKADKLETKKEELEHHEGEIIPTVINAGGQAVYSTNSMGRIWKHRDGKPEASNNYLTYIYSNPELSKQFTYINQGYIDDVPIIEDIGNAAKVQVNGYNGWVNKNQSSNDYDLVVVPINQVTNPSCYLVKNGFLYHFISNNMTSYEGNGYSIKVGKAPSYLTPGKDYYSYDGVYFYDGNTISEGLNKLITDLKSNTKGRAVNSSSPYYAYYQYLPFRTKTNYTASQLNSYINRNAKANSKLRGLGDVFIESQNKYGVNPLLMLGVAINESAFGTSNIALTKNNLFGIAAYDFSPGESANSFQTPGDSVREFAKNYISRGYADPADWRYFGGYLGNKALGANVKYASDPYWGEKAAQHILDIDFELSGGDLDDLTDYDAYQLATYTGANTVTNQNGELIYNINPTVSGWGGYSGNIVALTYGESNNWGEYEVFPDRTTALDDGGDENKFHGNYDWNNRGFIKTNNVKFINTPSSPFIPGYEKSDVNRNGKTDIEDLSKMAVEYNSTSASRGFKRYLDLNSDGIVDVLDLISISKKL from the coding sequence ATGAGAAAACTTAAAAAGCTGTTATCATTAATTTTAATAGCTACTTTTATATCACCGACAGTTAATATTTTTGCAGAAGAAACAAAATCTCAAGGAAATGAAGATATTAAAAAATATGAAGAAGTAAAAATTGGAGACTTTCAGTATTTTAGTCCAAGTTATTCTGTGGATGAAAAGCCAGAAGTTAAAAAGAAACTTGAAGAAAGCAAAGAAATAAAGGTTTTAAAAAAAGAAACTACAGCAAATTTTGAAATTGCATTAGCTTATAGTGATGGAAGCTACAAGTATGTAGAAAATGCCAATACTTTAAAGGAAGCAATAGATAAAGCAGATAAATTAGAAACTAAGAAAGAAGAACTTGAGCATCATGAAGGAGAGATAATTCCAACAGTAATTAATGCTGGAGGACAAGCCGTCTATTCAACTAACTCAATGGGAAGAATATGGAAACATAGAGACGGTAAGCCAGAAGCCAGCAATAACTATTTAACATATATTTATTCAAATCCAGAGTTAAGCAAACAGTTCACATATATAAATCAAGGATATATAGATGATGTACCTATTATAGAAGATATAGGTAATGCAGCTAAGGTTCAAGTAAATGGATATAATGGCTGGGTAAATAAAAATCAAAGTTCAAATGATTATGATTTAGTGGTAGTTCCAATAAATCAAGTAACTAATCCAAGTTGTTATTTAGTTAAAAATGGATTCTTATATCACTTTATATCTAATAATATGACATCTTATGAGGGTAATGGTTATTCAATAAAGGTTGGTAAAGCACCTTCATACTTAACACCAGGAAAAGATTATTATAGTTATGATGGAGTGTATTTTTATGATGGAAATACAATATCAGAAGGGCTTAATAAATTAATAACAGATTTAAAAAGTAATACAAAGGGAAGAGCTGTAAATTCAAGCTCACCATACTATGCATACTATCAATACCTACCATTTAGAACTAAGACAAACTATACAGCTTCACAATTAAACTCATATATAAATAGAAATGCAAAAGCTAATAGTAAGCTTAGAGGATTAGGTGATGTATTTATAGAAAGTCAAAATAAGTATGGGGTAAATCCGTTATTAATGTTAGGAGTAGCAATAAACGAGTCAGCTTTTGGAACTTCAAATATAGCATTAACTAAAAACAATTTATTTGGTATTGCAGCATATGATTTTAGTCCAGGAGAAAGCGCAAACTCATTCCAAACTCCAGGGGATTCAGTAAGAGAATTTGCTAAAAACTATATTTCTAGAGGATATGCAGATCCAGCTGATTGGAGATACTTTGGAGGATATTTAGGAAATAAAGCTCTAGGAGCAAATGTAAAATATGCTTCAGATCCATACTGGGGAGAAAAAGCTGCTCAACATATACTTGATATAGATTTTGAACTTTCAGGTGGAGATTTAGATGACTTAACAGATTATGATGCTTATCAACTTGCAACATATACAGGAGCTAATACAGTTACAAATCAAAATGGAGAGCTTATATATAATATAAATCCAACCGTTAGTGGATGGGGTGGATATTCAGGAAATATAGTTGCACTAACATATGGAGAATCAAATAATTGGGGAGAATATGAAGTATTTCCAGATAGAACTACAGCTTTAGACGATGGTGGAGATGAAAATAAATTCCATGGAAATTATGATTGGAATAACAGAGGATTTATAAAAACTAATAATGTTAAATTTATAAATACACCCAGTAGTCCATTTATACCAGGATATGAAAAAAGTGATGTAAATAGAAATGGGAAAACTGATATAGAAGATCTATCTAAAATGGCTGTAGAATATAATTCAACAAGTGCTAGTAGAGGATTTAAAAGATATTTAGATTTAAATAGTGATGGAATTGTAGATGTATTAGATTTAATTAGTATTTCAAAGAAGTTATAA
- a CDS encoding cohesin domain-containing protein has translation MKKILTLMVMFLTISTIWVYAETNTDINFNIDGEVSKGKEVTININVDKADRLYGLSVDYTYNPEEIKVTSIQGAGLIKESKDNFFEAGGETAKDGNIANYQMTFTGEVDGISGSGTLVTIKAEVLKDTNLNLTEDNMKIKLIGINKDYKVSRMDFNLKEVKEDKKEETKEESKEENTEDSSKPKEENKNYKVDKASDNELKEDKPTIVKKILKFFGVNNTNTQLQEEKNDNIKEENSKKDTSDESKKESKDNTEDKNVDTKKQDKDKENNKNTSSMLPVGVGGAVIVLVAAIVIFKLKNKKGNKGEF, from the coding sequence TTGAAAAAAATTCTAACTTTGATGGTAATGTTCTTAACTATTTCCACTATTTGGGTATATGCAGAGACAAATACAGACATTAATTTCAATATTGATGGTGAAGTTTCTAAAGGGAAAGAAGTTACAATAAACATAAATGTGGACAAGGCAGATAGACTTTATGGATTATCTGTAGATTATACATATAACCCCGAAGAGATAAAAGTTACTTCAATTCAAGGGGCAGGACTGATTAAAGAAAGTAAAGATAATTTCTTTGAAGCTGGTGGAGAAACAGCAAAGGATGGAAATATAGCAAATTATCAAATGACTTTTACAGGAGAAGTTGATGGTATAAGTGGTTCAGGGACTTTAGTTACAATAAAAGCAGAAGTTTTAAAAGATACAAACTTAAATTTAACAGAAGACAATATGAAAATAAAATTAATAGGTATAAATAAAGATTATAAAGTTTCAAGAATGGATTTCAATTTAAAAGAAGTAAAAGAAGATAAGAAAGAAGAGACAAAGGAAGAGTCAAAAGAAGAAAATACAGAAGATTCATCTAAACCAAAAGAAGAAAATAAAAATTACAAAGTAGATAAGGCTTCAGATAATGAATTAAAAGAAGACAAGCCAACTATAGTTAAAAAAATATTAAAATTCTTTGGTGTTAATAATACTAATACACAGCTTCAAGAAGAAAAAAACGATAATATTAAAGAAGAGAATTCAAAGAAAGATACTTCAGATGAAAGCAAAAAAGAAAGCAAAGATAATACAGAAGATAAAAATGTAGACACTAAAAAACAAGATAAAGATAAAGAAAATAACAAAAATACAAGCAGTATGTTACCAGTAGGGGTAGGTGGTGCAGTAATAGTTTTGGTGGCTGCTATAGTTATTTTTAAATTAAAAAATAAAAAGGGAAATAAAGGTGAATTTTAA
- a CDS encoding dockerin type I domain-containing protein, whose product MIKIKNLCKLLMTTLILNLFTFSIATSAETLEVHTESVVFDDYKEISEPITAPTLYASVDGKVLIKEAIYKDLLALKPQIDLSAFTDYMGTDKNLAMNLFFDVLAEHPDIFYADNSIRCSYSTSPRDGKLRQYTLMVNYNYDNATIGKMKNELNEKVNYVMNNLIDDSYSEVKKQFIIHDYITQNCTYDSENYNKNTVPAISHTAYGALVNQVAVCDGYSKAMKLLLNKCGIECGVIISNQMAHAWNYVKIGGKYYQMDVTWDDPVPESNKLNYSYFNLSNAEMAKSHQWDQSKYPVGTSTDFDFLRKANSYNTTRVNDRIFYVDNKKLYSSNLTGGDNKTVKSDFSGSNLVGLDDNNSIYYASYVWLYPAPQPTYSVSKLSLADNSIEKVADFKGNISSLYIKDNNLNIKYSDNNVDKTKTIAIAKEEPTVKKDPKDVNGDGVVDILDLSLISTLYNKSSSDSNFNKSFDLNSDNFIDVLDMVPVSKSI is encoded by the coding sequence ATGATTAAAATTAAAAATTTATGTAAACTTTTAATGACTACTTTAATCTTAAACCTATTTACATTTAGCATTGCTACATCAGCAGAAACTCTAGAAGTTCATACTGAATCTGTTGTTTTTGATGATTACAAAGAAATTTCTGAGCCTATTACGGCTCCTACTCTTTATGCTAGTGTTGATGGTAAAGTACTTATTAAGGAAGCAATATACAAAGATTTATTAGCTCTTAAACCTCAAATAGACTTAAGTGCATTTACTGATTATATGGGAACTGATAAAAATCTAGCAATGAATTTATTTTTTGATGTCTTAGCTGAGCATCCAGACATATTCTACGCAGATAACTCTATAAGATGTAGTTACTCTACAAGCCCTCGTGATGGTAAATTAAGACAATACACTTTAATGGTTAACTACAATTATGATAATGCAACTATAGGAAAAATGAAAAATGAACTTAATGAAAAAGTTAATTATGTTATGAATAATCTTATAGATGATTCATATAGTGAAGTAAAAAAACAATTTATAATTCACGATTATATTACTCAAAACTGTACTTATGATAGTGAAAATTATAATAAAAATACAGTTCCAGCTATATCCCATACTGCTTACGGTGCTTTAGTTAACCAAGTTGCTGTTTGTGATGGATATTCAAAGGCTATGAAACTGTTATTAAATAAATGTGGTATTGAATGTGGTGTTATAATAAGTAATCAAATGGCTCACGCATGGAATTATGTAAAAATAGGTGGTAAATATTATCAAATGGATGTTACTTGGGATGACCCTGTACCTGAAAGTAACAAATTAAACTATAGTTACTTTAACCTTTCAAATGCAGAAATGGCAAAGTCACACCAATGGGATCAAAGTAAATACCCAGTTGGTACAAGCACTGACTTTGACTTTTTAAGGAAAGCTAATAGCTATAACACAACAAGAGTTAATGATAGAATATTCTATGTTGATAATAAAAAACTTTATTCTAGTAATTTAACTGGTGGAGATAATAAAACAGTAAAATCTGATTTCTCTGGAAGTAACTTAGTTGGATTAGATGACAATAATAGTATTTATTATGCTTCATATGTATGGCTATATCCAGCACCTCAGCCTACTTATAGTGTATCAAAGCTTAGTTTAGCTGATAATTCAATCGAAAAAGTAGCTGATTTTAAAGGAAACATTTCAAGCTTATACATAAAAGATAATAACTTAAATATTAAATATAGCGATAATAATGTGGACAAGACTAAAACAATAGCTATTGCTAAAGAAGAACCTACTGTTAAAAAAGATCCTAAAGATGTTAATGGTGATGGAGTAGTTGATATTTTAGATTTATCTCTTATTTCAACATTATATAATAAATCATCTTCAGACAGTAACTTTAATAAAAGCTTTGATTTAAATTCAGATAATTTCATAGATGTATTAGATATGGTTCCTGTATCTAAATCAATTTAA